In the genome of Xiphophorus hellerii strain 12219 chromosome 14, Xiphophorus_hellerii-4.1, whole genome shotgun sequence, the window atgaaaaataaataaataaattacaagctTCTATGCGTATCAGGAAAAACTGTTTCCCCATTCCCTCCTGTCTGCAGACTGACGGCGCTGTACGGCGTTGAAGCCGTTTTGAAAGTGCAAAAAGGCGAGACTCTGCTGGTGAACGCCGCAGCCGGAGCTGTGGGCACCGTGGTGGGACAGATCGGCAAGATCCATGGCTGCAAGGTGGTGGGTTCGGCCGGTTCAGACGCCAAAGTGGCTTACCTGAAAGAGCTGGGCTTTGACGAGGCTTTCAACTACAAAACTGTTCCTTCCCTAGAGGAGGCGCTGAAGAAGGCTGCTCCTGAAGGATATGACTGCTTCTTTGAAAATGTAAGCTGGTATAGCTCCAAATGTCTTTGAACTCCTCCTGTTTGAAATCTTGTTTCTAACTTGTTGTGGTTTTGTCGTACTTTTAGGTTGGGGGTCAGTTTTCAACATTTGCCCTGCAGCAGATGAAGGAGTTTGGTAGAATAGCTGTGTGCGGAGGTATCTCCACGTACCACGACTCTGCGTTCCAAACAGGTGTGTCCCTgtaaaaacttcaaaaatattccttttaaagctttttgtttttgtcttaaatctACCCTAAACtttagtgtgttttattggaatttgaTTAAACAGAGCAACAAAATGCAGTGAATAAAAGGTAACAAAACTGGtgtatatttttcaaattgtttaagaaaaacactTAAGTTTGAAGTTCATTCGGACCTTTGACTCTGATACTTCTGAATAAAATTCTGTGAAAACAACAGGATCTTTCAAAGCCTTAGGGGTTTGATTAGTGAACAACCAGGATCATGACAACCAAGGATCACAACAGACCAGAATAAGATGTTTCAATTGCAGATTACCACAAGCCATGTACAGTCCTGGATAGAAACATGTTacaaatttggcttttttaGCCCAAagttccagattttttttttctccaaccaGATTTCGTTAGCAATAGATGGATTTTGATGGAGGTCTTTTTACCTTTCACTTCTCTGCCATTCTAATATGTTTAGATAGAAACATATCTAAAcatatgtcatttttatgtcatATGTAAATCCCATTCACCTATATTTTGcaaaatggtaaataaaaacGTTTTCAAAGTAACTTGGCAGAGTTTAGTCGTAATTCCAAATGAGAAGTTGTGGCTACGCTTGAAAACTGGTGTTCTCTCGTGTTTCAGTATCACCTAGGTTGGgctatttttgcaaagaaaaatgagctGAATATTTCTGCTCTGGGTATCCAAAGCTAGAAGAGACATTTCCCTAAAACACTTATAAGTACACTGGTAGTGAAAGCTGGTCATAGCAGTGACTCAAGGTGCTGAATATAAATAAAcgccagatttttatttatgaaaatcttcaaaagtgttactattttctttcaTGCCACAGTTAATTACACTCATACATTTCAATAAGACAtgtcaaagtttgtggttgtaatgtaccaaaatgtgaaaaaaatttaaaaacgtattaaatattaaaggatCTGTGCATtatgcttttcaaaatgtttacatattttgtacaCTAGAGGGCGACCTGGACTTGCTAAAGTTCAACAAAAGCTGTGTATTATGCAGAATCCAGCTCTTGTTTCAGCTTTATAATGTTGGATATATCTTTCCCAGGGCCATACCCTCTAACCACCATAAACTGGAAGCAGGTTAAGATAGAAGGCTTCATGCAAAGTAGGTGGCAGAGCGACCATCCCCAGGGGCTCAAGAAACTGATGGGGTGGTACAAAGAGGTATTATTGCTTTTCGCTTTTTCCCGTGAATATTTAAGCCACGTGTCCTTCCATGTGAGCGTAATGTCTGCGTTGTGCCTCTGCAGGGGACGCTGAAGAGTCGGGAGCACGTCACCAAAGGCTTTGAAAACATGCCAGCTGCTTTCATGGGGATGCTGCAGGGAGAAAACATCGGCAAGGCTATCGTCACTGTGTGATGCCTCATCAAGGGAGTGACCTTCTTACAGAACACACTCGCAGTTTGACAGagcaataataattatttatgattaccccagaaataaaataactacaaaCATCAGGCTATTagtcattaattatttttaaaatgtgaaaaatcttcTTATATTCTTGTGCCTTTATGTGCAGTGTGAATGTTATGTCGCTGCACTGACATAATAATTACTCAATATGTATTCACTGCGAGGTTTTGTATTGATtaataaatggttttttttccagcagaatGTCCTGTGTGTAATAACTTTCTTCAGTGTCTGAATTGATGTAAAATACTGTCAGGGGCAGGTGCCTGAAATATTTGCATGAGCTCAGTTACGCTTTCGTTGCCAACGGCTACCTTTTGTTTGAACAGCAAAAAGACTGCACATTTGAATTTCATTGGATTGGGGAGATGCTGAGGATCAGGTTCAGCGAAAACACGGGTTGGCCTTCAGGATTGATGTGGATATGAAATTAGCTCTCTctcgggcgtgccgtggtggcgtagtggttagcgcgacccgtatttggaggccttgagtcctcgacgtggccgtcgcgggttcgactcccggacccgacgacatttgccgcatgtcttccccccccttccctgtttcctgtcagcccactatcacataagggacactagagcccacaaaagaccccctggaggggtaaaaaagaaattagCTCCCAAGGCCTCAGGTCCAAACagttttgtgcatttgtttttttcaattacaaattattttaactcccctgcatttaaacaaatacattatAGGGGAATACTATATTTTGTCAgtatattatttgaaaaataaaaatccaaagtgTGCAAGATTTGCTTCTGAATGCCAAAAATGCTGAATTTTTTGGTATTCACATCCATTTTCAAAGGATGTGAATACCAAAAAATTCAGCATTTTCACATccatgtaacatttttttttgttgaaatgttacACATAACACCcttgttttggggttttctaaaaaaaatttttttaaaaagtcccaaAAATGTCAGTCACATCAGCAACTTTAAATAACTtgttaaataattacaaaaaaagcttttatgttGTCATATTGCTCTTTTGCTCCATGGTGTGGTTCTGATGCTCAACATGCCAATTGTTGGTGCTTTTAGAGGAGCAAATGGGTCAAAAGGGGGAACTCCAACTGGTCTGTTTGGGCTGCAATAGCTATTTTGTTAAACCATTCCACACACAGGCCAGTCCTGCCCACATGCATTAATGACCCTCGGTCATCTACCACCCAGCTCACCACCCCAACTTTCTTGGACAACTTTTGATAGATGCTGAGCTCTGCAGATCAAAACCCCTTTAAAAGCTGTAGTTTTGGAGATTCTCTGACACAGTCATGGTCCATCTCGTACTCAACCAACTCTTATGCCTGCCTGTTCTTCCTGTTCCTTACACACCAACTTTGAGAACAATATCTTGTTTTTCTAATAAGCACACCCACTAACTGGTTCCATGATCAAGAGAAAATCACCGTTTTTCACTTCAACTGCCAGTAGTCATAAATGTATACCTAACCCTTTTGTATCTTTTGTTGCATCTTTGTATTAAACCCTTTTGTATCTGTTTACTTAAACTGTGGCAATAGCTCATTTTATTGTCTGAAACAGCAAGCGACAGTCATTGTGGTTTGAACTTTAAGCTGTAACGCCTTTCTACTTGGCTTGAAGTGGAGCTCCGTCACAGTGCGCTACGTCATACGTAAGTTGTTTGGCTAAACTTTAGACCAATCACGTTTCACGTTTCAAGCGTTTTCCCGCCCTCTCTTCTCGAGGCATTTAACATCACTTCTCTCTTCTCGAGGCATTTTAACATCGCAAAGTTTCGCTGACTagtgaaactttattttgtggCTACCCCACAGTTAGATCTGACAAACTAAAGTTCTCGCGGTTTtactgaaagaaactgaaataagGAAGTGCAGCAGCCCGACAGAGTGAGTGTACTTCTTTCATAGGTTTTGAACTGTTTGCTTTTATGCGTTTTGACTAAGTTAATGATATTTTAGTCTTGCTGGTcctcctgtttgtttgtttttgtgtttggaaCACAGTGATTATACAACCACGTTCGCTTTTTTATTCTCATGCAAATCGTTACACATTTGGTCGAAAAACAATGGCATCTTCCTGCTTGTTATGTTTATAGATGCTCGCCTGGATACGTGTAGGcatgttttgtttcagattcgctcatttttattgaagaagcagctgctgtcAACGCTTACGGATGGTTTAATATTGAATGTAATTAACGTCAAAAGATAGAAGCAAATGCTTCGGTGCTATCTTAAGATCTCTGCAAAACCATTCCTAATCTATTTACACGTTGCCTCTCAAAAGTTTGGTTTCTAATGATTTCAGAGTGGGGGAGGTTTGTTTGTTACTTTTCTACTGGTTTGTGCCCAGTCTTTGTACTTTACTTTGGTAATTTATTGTCCATAAGTTTATTGGCTTGAAGAAATAAGAACAAACGTCTTTAAAAAGTAGGCAAAGGGGCATCTGAAAGTGATGTATTCATAAAACACTAGACCTAAGAGATGCATATGCTAATAGTGCcctaaaaatgaactttttggtCCTATGCTATTTTTCTATGCAGGAATACTAACCCTTTTTCATAGATTcaactgaaaacatgaaaccaaACTATGAAGTAAAAATGTTCGTAGTTTTCCATTATTTGTATACAGTCTTGACTCACGTTGGAGGTTTTTTATGCCTGATGATTCATAGGTTGGagttttaaggatttttaaagTGATACACTTGACCAAAAATGCCCAACAAATCTCATATAAAGCTTAGGCAGGTTGGGTACTGACTAGAGCTCACTGCTTTTTTGGACTCTTGTGAGTTggctaaataaaatgcatatctGCAGAACCCGTGTAGGGCTCCTTATGTAGGTCTTGGCTTTGTGGGTATTGAAAAAAGTAATTCTTGAGAAAGAAATCTAGCACCAAATCAAGAGTTATCCTCTGTCAGATATATGTTGGTGACTACGATGTATCATTATGTAACCCCAGGAAGCCCATCTGAGACCAATTTATGATCATTTCCTGCTGATTGGGAAGTTGCGGAAGTGCACTGctttcacaaaagaaaaagaaatatagaCCCTTATGTTGTGATTATGAGATAAGatgtctacttttttttttttccttcgtTGAAAGCAATGCACTTGCGTCCGATGTGCCCAATGAAAATCTTGGAAAGACTTTTAGAAAACCTAAAGAGCTgaccacatttttctttttgaagccCGACTCTTTGGAATTATACTTATAGAAATCAGGTGTAACTCAAAATTTTGCAGAAGTGTATAACTATATTTTCTTTATGCATTGTGATGAGGtaacttttattctttatagCACTAAGTGTTTCACAGCTGTGCCACATGTTCCTGCCTGTTTGATCCCAACTGACTGCTCGTTTTTTGCCTGCAGCCCTGAGTAAGTCACCATGGTTCAGGCTAAGTCATGGACTCTGGTCAAGCATTTCGATGGCTTCCCAAAGGACGGCGACTTCCAGCTCAAGGTGGAGGAGCTACCTGAACCCAAAGATGGAGGCAAGAAAACATCCTTTATTGACTTTGAATAAACGTAAAATGTATAATtccttgcaaaactattcactttgaacttgttcacatttctttcactttacTACCAACCAAACACGAATAACctttagatttaaatttttttgatttatgCTCAGCATACGTGGAGCTATTCTGTAAAGGCCTCAGAGTTGTGTAAGAAAGCATTAGTCTTTA includes:
- the LOC116732929 gene encoding prostaglandin reductase 1-like is translated as MVQAKSWVMVKHFDGFPKNSDFQLKVEELPEPKNGEVLIEAVFLSVDPYMRPFSKLYMKEGDVMIGTQVAKVIQSKNSAFPVGSHVVSSCGWKTHAISDGKDLTLLMADWPKNVPMSLAVGAIGMPGLTALYGVEAVLKVQKGETLLVNAAAGAVGTVVGQIGKIHGCKVVGSAGSDAKVAYLKELGFDEAFNYKTVPSLEEALKKAAPEGYDCFFENVGGQFSTFALQQMKEFGRIAVCGGISTYHDSAFQTGPYPLTTINWKQVKIEGFMQSRWQSDHPQGLKKLMGWYKEGTLKSREHVTKGFENMPAAFMGMLQGENIGKAIVTV